AAAGTTCGAGAACTCCAAGAGAAGCTAGGTTATGCAGCCAAGGCAAGCAAGAAAAGAAGGTTTCACGCGTTGTATGACAAGGTCTATCGATGGGATGTGCTGCAGGAAGCGTGGAGAAGGGTAAAGGCCAATAAAGGGGCAAGTGGCATTGACCACCAAACCCTGACTGATATTGAGAAGATAGGAGTGGACGCATTCCTAATTAGAGTGTCAGCGAGAATTAAAAGAAGGCAAATACCGGCCACTGCCAGTGCGCAGACACTACATTCCGAAGAAAGATGGCAAGATGCGGCCATTAGGGATACCAACAGTACGGGACAGAGTAATACAAATGGCAGTGAAGATGGTGATTGAGCCGATATTCGAAGCAGACTTCAAGAACTGTTCCTTCGGATTTCGCCCGAAGTTAAGTGCAAAAGATGCACTGGACCGTGTGAGGAAAGCATGTAACCGCAAAGGGAACTGGGTAGTTGACGTTGATATCCAGGGCTACTTTGATAACATTAATCAGGAGAAGCTGATGATGTTGATAAGAAATGCGGATTAATGATAAAAGAATACTAAAACTCATACGGAAATGGCTGAAAGCGGGAGTCATGGAGGAAGGGAATCTGACCAGAACCGAAAAAGGAACGCCACAGGGAGGAGTCATATCCCCTTTACTGTCAAACATTTACCTTAACGTACTGGATTTACTGTGGGAGAAACATTGCACGCAGTATGGAGAACTAACGAGGTATGCGGATGACCTGGTGGTGGTCTGCAAGACCAAGAAGAACGCAGAGAAAGCCATGGAAATGATTAACGCCATTATGAAGAAGCTAGACCTGACCTTGCATCCCATCAAGACAAAGCTAGTCGGGATGTGGACAGGGGAACAAGGTTTTGACTTCCTGTGAATGCACCATCGAAAGACCAAGGCAGAAACATCTAAAGGCTGGGTGTATTATACCACCCAGCAGTGGCTAACTAAAAAGGCAGAACAGCACATTCGGGATGAAGTTAAAGCGAGATTGGCTCCCCCATCTGCACGAATGATGTCATTCGAGGAGCATATCGAGTATCTGAATCCAAAA
This genomic window from Thermincola ferriacetica contains:
- a CDS encoding reverse transcriptase domain-containing protein: MRPLGIPTVRDRVIQMAVKMVIEPIFEADFKNCSFGFRPKLSAKDALDRVRKACNRKGNWVVDVDIQGYFDNINQEKLMMLIRNAD
- a CDS encoding reverse transcriptase domain-containing protein produces the protein MRINDKRILKLIRKWLKAGVMEEGNLTRTEKGTPQGGVISPLLSNIYLNVLDLLWEKHCTQYGELTRYADDLVVVCKTKKNAEKAMEMINAIMKKLDLTLHPIKTKLVGMWTGEQGFDFL